The following proteins are co-located in the Salvelinus namaycush isolate Seneca chromosome 33, SaNama_1.0, whole genome shotgun sequence genome:
- the fbxo45 gene encoding F-box/SPRY domain-containing protein 1 isoform X1, which yields MSGAAAGGASSCIGAAAASCSSAGSSYAAAGGEVGIVGRLPSRVLDHVFSYLDLYDLMRCSFVCWHWNNCLADENSEVWRSLCARSLSEEALRSDILCNLTTYKGKLKSYLHALSSHDCSRNVYVKKNGFTLHRNPIAQSTDGARGKIGFYEGRHAWEIWWEGPLGTVAVIGIATKRAAIQCQGYVALLGSDDQSWGWNLVDNNLLHNGEVNGNFPQCNNAPKYQCNGVRPQIGERIRVILDMDNKTLAFERGFEFLGVAFRGLPKACLFPAVSAVYGNTEVTMVYLGKPLDG from the exons ATGTCGGGAGCGGCCGCCGGAGGGGCGTCCTCTTGCATCGGCGCAGCCGCTGCCAGTTGTAGCTCAGCTGGGTCGTCCTATGCTGCAGCGGGCGGAGAAGTGGGAATAGTAGGCAGGCTACCTAGTCGGGTTTTGGACCATGTGTTCTCCTATCTGGACTTGTATGACTTGATGCGGTGCTCGTTTGTGTGCTGGCACTGGAACAACTGCCTCGCCGATGAGAACAGCGAGGTGTGGCGGAGTCTGTGCGCTCGCTCTCTTAGTGAAGAGGCACTTCGCTCCGACATTCTTTGCAATCTGACAACATACAAGGGAAAG CTCAAATCCTACCTGCACGCTCTGAGTTCCCACGACTGCTCACGCAACGTCTACGTGAAGAAGAACGGTTTCACCCTTCACCGCAACCCCATTGCCCAGAGCACCGACGGAGCCCGCGGCAAGATCGGCTTCTATGAGGGCCGCCATGCCTGGGAGATCTGGTGGGAGGGGCCCCTGGGGACCGTGGCAGTGATCGGCATTGCCACCAAGCGTGCTGCCATACAATGCCAGGGCTATGTGGCCCTCCTGGGCAGTGACGACCAGAGCTGGGGCTGGAATCTGGTGGATAACAACCTGCTCCACAATGGGGAGGTCAACGGGAACTTCCCTCAGTGCAACAACGCACCCAAATACCAG TGTAATGGTGTCCGTCCACAGATTGGGGAGAGGATACGAGTGATTCTTGACATGGATAACAAGACCCTGGCCTTCGAGAGAGGCTTTGAGTTTCTGGGAGTGGCCTTCAGAGGGCTGCCTAAAGCCTGCCTCTTCCCGGCCGTCTCAGCTGTCTATGGCAACACTGAGGTGACCATGGTCTACCTTGGCAAGCCTCTGGATGGGTAG
- the fbxo45 gene encoding F-box/SPRY domain-containing protein 1 isoform X2 codes for MSGAAAGGASSCIGAAAASCSSAGSSYAAAGGEVGIVGRLPSRVLDHVFSYLDLYDLMRCSFVCWHWNNCLADENSEVWRSLCARSLSEEALRSDILCNLTTYKGKLKSYLHALSSHDCSRNVYVKKNGFTLHRNPIAQSTDGARGKIGFYEGRHAWEIWWEGPLGTVAVIGIATKRAAIQCQGYVALLGSDDQSWGWNLVDNNLLHNGEVNGNFPQCNNAPKYQIGERIRVILDMDNKTLAFERGFEFLGVAFRGLPKACLFPAVSAVYGNTEVTMVYLGKPLDG; via the exons ATGTCGGGAGCGGCCGCCGGAGGGGCGTCCTCTTGCATCGGCGCAGCCGCTGCCAGTTGTAGCTCAGCTGGGTCGTCCTATGCTGCAGCGGGCGGAGAAGTGGGAATAGTAGGCAGGCTACCTAGTCGGGTTTTGGACCATGTGTTCTCCTATCTGGACTTGTATGACTTGATGCGGTGCTCGTTTGTGTGCTGGCACTGGAACAACTGCCTCGCCGATGAGAACAGCGAGGTGTGGCGGAGTCTGTGCGCTCGCTCTCTTAGTGAAGAGGCACTTCGCTCCGACATTCTTTGCAATCTGACAACATACAAGGGAAAG CTCAAATCCTACCTGCACGCTCTGAGTTCCCACGACTGCTCACGCAACGTCTACGTGAAGAAGAACGGTTTCACCCTTCACCGCAACCCCATTGCCCAGAGCACCGACGGAGCCCGCGGCAAGATCGGCTTCTATGAGGGCCGCCATGCCTGGGAGATCTGGTGGGAGGGGCCCCTGGGGACCGTGGCAGTGATCGGCATTGCCACCAAGCGTGCTGCCATACAATGCCAGGGCTATGTGGCCCTCCTGGGCAGTGACGACCAGAGCTGGGGCTGGAATCTGGTGGATAACAACCTGCTCCACAATGGGGAGGTCAACGGGAACTTCCCTCAGTGCAACAACGCACCCAAATACCAG ATTGGGGAGAGGATACGAGTGATTCTTGACATGGATAACAAGACCCTGGCCTTCGAGAGAGGCTTTGAGTTTCTGGGAGTGGCCTTCAGAGGGCTGCCTAAAGCCTGCCTCTTCCCGGCCGTCTCAGCTGTCTATGGCAACACTGAGGTGACCATGGTCTACCTTGGCAAGCCTCTGGATGGGTAG
- the nrros gene encoding transforming growth factor beta activator LRRC33 — MPIQGLLPTLVYLTIWTLWSLLIPALCHPHHSLCRLTQKIALCSDSEISSVPRDLPDNIEELHLTHNHIQMLQDDSLSRYISLRTLSCAENRLETVGSKFFHNSPHLESLNLAANQLHVGYQETSRALLTLSRLKVLDLSENQLTNDIASVLLQNMTSLEYLNLSRNLLLRLDESSFSDLHQLRELDLQRNMLFEIVDAFDHLHKLQRLNLAFNHLACLMDFEMTQLVVLNASHNNIEWFIANQDLQETFHLETLDLTNNNLLFFPFLPIQSHLRNLHLSQNRLSFYEHLADTAGYPNWTNSVQFFNLRGNVTNVTAQLWDESLHGDISSLDLLDLSGNQVGYFPQGFISKMPSLARLRMQTNCLEVLNLTLEKLPGTLYELDVSNNRLTELHADQGSLSELGKLSYLNLSQNDLQSLPPRLFSSLTSISSVDISFNRVGICSLEEGGGNRGGCVVWRNISSLRQLHLSGCNLGRLPPLAFTGTPLTHLELSNNPELNIEPISIVGLSRTLHHLGLGNTGLRDFDFSPFHHLKSLNISRNSLTQLPASLQHLELRLLDLRDNKLNTVPSDQANTLALKLQTVFLNGNTFNCCQLDWYRTFERAKTVNIIDLSDISCQDMTKNTHKVVFLNPLICGGSEEESVYWYILLFIVPVLCLVGISVIFLLTFRPRLLPKAIKNKCRRPTSY, encoded by the exons ATGCCCATCCAAGGCCTACTCCCTACCCTGGTCTATCTCACCATCTGGACCCTGTGGAGCCTGCTAATACCTGCCCTCTGCCACCCTCACCACAGCCTCTGCAGACTG ACCCAAAAGATTGCTCTCTGTAGTGATAGTGAGATCTCATCTGTGCCGAGGGACCTACCAGACAACATAGAGGAACTCCACCTGACCCATAACCACATTCAGATGTTACAAGATGACTCCCTCTCCCGCTACATCTCCCTTCGCACTCTAAGCTGTGCAGAAAACCGCTTGGAGACAGTGGGGTCAAAATTCTTTCACAACTCACCTCATCTAGAGAGCCTCAATCTAGCTGCCAATCAACTTCACGTTGGATACCAGGAAACTAGCAGGGCACTGCTCACCCTGTCTAGACTCAAAGTTCTGGATCTGTCAGAAAACCAGCTTACAAACGACATAGCTTCGGTCCTCCTCCAGAATATGACGTCCCTGGAGTACCTCAACCTTTCCAGGAACCTCCTGCTGAGGCTGGATGAAAGCTCCTTCAGCGACCTCCACCAGCTCAGAGAGCTGGACCTGCAGAGGAACATGCTGTTTGAGATCGTTGATGCCTTCGACCACCTGCACAAGCTGCAGAGACTAAACCTGGCCTTCAACCACCTGGCCTGCCTGATGGACTTCGAAATGACCCAGCTCGTGGTGCTCAACGCAAGTCACAACAACATTGAGTGGTTCATAGCCAACCAGGACCTCCAGGAAACTTTCCATCTGGAGACCCTGGATCTCACCAACAACAACCTCCTTTTCTTCCCCTTCCTGCCCATCCAGAGCCACCTGAGgaacctccatctctcccagaACAGGTTGAGCTTCTATGAACACCTGGCAGACACCGCTGGCTACCCAAACTGGACCAACAGTGTCCAGTTCTTCAACCTGAGGGGCAACGTGACCAATGTCACAGCCCAGCTGTGGGACGAGAGCCTGCACGGTGACATCTCCTCTCTGGACCTGCTGGATCTGAGTGGAAATCAGGTGGGCTACTTCCCCCAAGGGTTTATCAGCAAAATGCCTAGCCTGGCAAGGCTCAGGATGCAGACAAACTGTCTCGAGGTTTTAAATCTAACACTGGAAAAACTTCCAGGGACGTTGTACGAGTTGGATGTGAGCAACAATAGATTGACGGAGCTCCATGCTGACCAAGGTAGTTTAAGTGAGTTAGGAAAACTGAGCTATCTCAACCTGAGCCAGAATGACCTGCAGAGTCTACCTCCTAGACTGTTCTCCTCTCTTACCAGCATCAGCTCTGTGGATATCAGCTTTAACAGAGTTGGCATATGCTCCCTTGAGGAAGGGGGTGGGAACAGGGGTGGCTGTGTTGTTTGGAGAAACATCAGCTCTCTGAGACAGCTCCACCTATCAGGGTGCAACCTGGGGAGACTGCCACCGTTAGCGTTCACAGGGACACCTCTAACACACCTGGAGCTGTCTAACAACCCAGAACTCAACATTGAGCCCATATCGATAGTAGGCCTCAGCAGAACTTTACACCATCTAGGATTGGGAAACACAGGCCTGAGAGACTTTGACTTCTCTCCTTTCCACCACTTAAAGTCTTTGAACATTTCCAGAAACTCTCTTACTCAGCTCCCTGCTTCACTGCAACACCTTGAGCTGAGGCTGCTGGACCTGAGGGACAACAAACTGAACACTGTCCCCTCAGATCAGGCTAACACATTAGCCTTGAAACTACAGACTGTTTTTCTTAATGGAAACACTTTCAACTGCTGCCAGTTGGACTGGTACAGGACGTTTGAGAGGGCGAAAACGGTCAATATCATCGACCTCTCAGACATTTCATGTCAGGATATGACAAAAAATACACACAAAGTGGTGTTTTTAAACCCTTTAATATGTGGTGGGAGTGAGGAGGAGTCTgtgtactggtacatcctgttgTTTATCGTACCTGTCCTCTGCCTGGTTGGGATTTCTGTCATCTTCCTGCTCACCTTCAGGCCCAGACTGCTTCCCAAGGCCATTAAAAATAAATGCCGGAGGCCCACGTCATACTGA